One Synechococcus sp. JA-2-3B'a(2-13) genomic window carries:
- a CDS encoding carotenoid biosynthesis protein: protein MRWFSSSGVLVSLPFQSSVGRSVLPLSGSIWQRLEALALGLHILSLLFGLAGLLWVVPHPEWVASLPPIGIQAFSLSMGNGGVAYMVFGALAAALMGSRLLGVRRLLMFLIPAVGISLGSELLGTSTGIPFGNYGYLSGLGYKIAGLVPFTIPLSWFYVGLSSYLLARVALQTQRHWLIHFEAIMLGALLLTAWDFVLDPAMTRGLIPFWTWFQPGPFFGMPLQNFGGWMLTGAAFMTVANLLWGEDQPILDRRQLVGPLVLYVANFAFALLMSLGSGIAAPAGLGLLLGLGPALGLWWSAETPSPYRDQPVPPSHPEQDSIPLLQTVEGEAGRDWDTLEDPGWVGAK, encoded by the coding sequence ATGCGTTGGTTCTCGTCCTCTGGTGTTCTCGTCAGCCTGCCTTTCCAGTCTTCTGTTGGGCGAAGTGTTCTGCCCCTGTCTGGCTCGATTTGGCAGCGGCTGGAGGCCTTAGCTCTGGGTTTGCACATTCTGTCTTTGCTTTTTGGGTTGGCAGGGTTGCTCTGGGTTGTACCCCATCCTGAGTGGGTGGCCAGTTTGCCCCCCATTGGCATTCAAGCTTTCTCCTTGAGCATGGGCAATGGCGGCGTGGCCTACATGGTGTTCGGTGCGCTGGCGGCAGCTCTGATGGGATCCCGGCTGTTGGGGGTGCGGCGCCTATTGATGTTTTTGATCCCGGCGGTGGGCATTTCCTTGGGCAGTGAGCTGTTGGGTACCAGCACTGGGATCCCCTTTGGCAACTATGGCTACCTGAGTGGGCTGGGCTACAAGATTGCCGGTTTGGTGCCTTTTACCATCCCTCTGTCTTGGTTTTATGTGGGGTTGTCATCCTACTTGTTGGCGCGTGTGGCTCTGCAAACCCAGCGCCACTGGTTGATCCACTTCGAGGCCATCATGTTGGGGGCCCTGCTGCTCACCGCCTGGGACTTCGTGCTGGATCCGGCCATGACCCGCGGCTTGATTCCCTTCTGGACGTGGTTTCAGCCGGGGCCCTTCTTCGGTATGCCGCTGCAAAACTTCGGTGGTTGGATGCTGACTGGGGCTGCCTTCATGACGGTGGCCAATCTGCTGTGGGGCGAGGATCAACCCATCCTTGACCGCCGCCAGTTGGTGGGGCCGCTGGTGCTCTATGTAGCTAATTTTGCTTTTGCCCTGCTGATGAGCCTGGGCTCCGGCATTGCTGCGCCGGCGGGGCTGGGCCTGTTGTTGGGGTTGGGGCCCGCTTTGGGGTTGTGGTGGAGTGCAGAGACTCCATCCCCCTATCGCGACCAGCCTGTGCCGCCTTCCCATCCTGAACAGGACTCCATCCCGCTATTGCAAACGGTCGAGGGAGAGGCAGGTCGGGACTGGGATACTTTGGAGGATCCCGGTTGGGTTGGCGCGAAGTAA